Proteins encoded by one window of Mucilaginibacter inviolabilis:
- a CDS encoding RICIN domain-containing protein, whose product MKSRTLVFLSSLFLFLTFGCKKSSSFVAAKVDSAETSKLSIHATSTFIHPGMLHTQADFIRMQTMVNAGTEPWLSGYKVLAANGYASLGYKMIGPSDTLTRTNTGGNYPHLMRDAAAAYQGALMWKISGNAAYANNAVHILNAWASKCKAISGDSNADLASGLYGYQLANAAEILRDYSGWAPADFENFKTFMLNVFYPVANDFLVRHNGTCDTHYWANWDLSNMATILSIGILCDDEAKFNQAITYFKSGIGNGNIDRAVSFIHPGNLGQNQEAGRDQGHATLDISLIGAFCQMAFNQGQDLFAYENNKVLALAEYTASYNLGNTVPYHTYNNCNNVNQTIISTNARGTKRPSWELIYNHYTNLMGVTATFSSQFAAMVRPEGGGGNYGSDSGGFDQLGFGTLTYSVGTQPIANGTYRLINRASGKYLDNLGATTNGANIGQETSSSGNNQKWTLAYGGGYYKLTCATGGKCLDSDGHTTDGSTVTQWTSGGSTNQQWTIIPVGSYYKIVNRTNGKCLDSGTGTADGVIMQFQPSSSSNSQQWTIAP is encoded by the coding sequence ATGAAATCAAGAACTCTGGTTTTTCTAAGTAGCTTATTCCTGTTTCTTACATTCGGGTGTAAAAAATCCTCCTCGTTTGTGGCTGCTAAAGTTGATAGTGCAGAAACTTCAAAACTTAGCATCCATGCAACAAGTACATTTATACATCCCGGCATGCTGCATACTCAAGCAGATTTTATCAGGATGCAAACCATGGTTAATGCCGGAACGGAGCCATGGCTTTCCGGCTATAAAGTATTAGCCGCAAACGGCTATGCATCTCTTGGCTATAAAATGATTGGCCCAAGTGATACCCTTACCCGGACAAATACAGGTGGGAATTACCCCCATCTCATGCGCGACGCGGCGGCAGCCTATCAAGGAGCGCTTATGTGGAAAATTTCGGGCAATGCAGCTTATGCGAATAACGCCGTCCATATTTTAAATGCATGGGCTTCCAAATGCAAAGCAATAAGCGGAGATTCAAATGCCGATCTTGCTTCAGGCTTATATGGCTACCAGCTAGCAAATGCTGCCGAAATCCTTCGCGACTATAGTGGCTGGGCACCAGCTGATTTTGAAAACTTTAAAACATTTATGCTCAACGTATTTTATCCGGTAGCTAATGATTTTTTAGTACGACATAACGGCACCTGCGATACACATTACTGGGCTAACTGGGACCTCAGTAATATGGCCACTATCCTATCCATCGGTATCCTTTGCGACGACGAGGCTAAATTTAACCAGGCGATAACTTACTTTAAAAGCGGCATAGGCAATGGCAATATTGACAGGGCAGTATCTTTTATACATCCCGGAAATTTAGGACAAAATCAGGAAGCGGGCCGCGATCAGGGACATGCTACATTAGATATTTCATTGATTGGGGCATTTTGCCAAATGGCTTTTAACCAGGGACAGGATCTGTTTGCCTATGAGAACAATAAAGTTTTGGCACTGGCCGAATACACTGCCAGCTATAATCTCGGAAACACCGTACCTTATCATACCTATAACAATTGCAATAATGTAAATCAAACAATCATATCAACAAACGCCCGGGGTACTAAACGACCTTCGTGGGAATTAATTTACAATCATTACACCAATTTGATGGGTGTTACGGCAACCTTCAGCAGCCAGTTTGCAGCCATGGTGAGACCCGAAGGCGGCGGTGGTAACTATGGCTCTGACAGCGGGGGCTTCGATCAATTGGGATTTGGCACTTTAACTTATTCTGTTGGCACACAACCCATAGCTAATGGTACCTACAGACTAATTAATCGCGCCAGCGGGAAGTATCTGGATAATTTGGGTGCGACCACCAATGGCGCAAATATTGGCCAGGAGACATCCAGTAGTGGCAATAACCAAAAATGGACACTCGCCTACGGCGGCGGCTATTACAAGCTGACCTGTGCTACCGGAGGAAAATGCCTGGATAGTGATGGACATACTACTGATGGATCAACAGTGACACAGTGGACAAGTGGGGGAAGCACCAATCAACAATGGACAATTATCCCTGTAGGTTCTTATTATAAAATTGTGAACCGAACTAATGGTAAATGCCTCGATTCAGGTACAGGCACCGCCGATGGCGTTATCATGCAGTTTCAGCCAAGTAGCAGCAGCAATAGCCAGCAATGGACCATTGCACCATGA
- a CDS encoding 2-oxoglutarate dehydrogenase E1 component: MDRLNYINSGNADYINTLYDSYKQDPESVDYGWQKFFEGFDFGKDTQAPAGTTAPNVGDKTPDHFLKEINVLNMIHGYRSRGHLFAKTNPVRERRHYFPGKELETFGLSEADMDTVFNAGVEVGLGAATLRDIRQLLEDTYCRAIGAEYRYIRNPIKLKWFEDRMESNRNTPSFTVDEKKLMLNKLNEAVTFENFLGTKFLGQKRFSLEGAEALIPSLDSVINKGADLGIEEFIIGMAHRGRLNVLTNIMEKTYKEVFSEFEGKNFDSETPFGGDVKYHLGFSTDVTTSNGKKVHLSLCPNPSHLEAVDPVVEGITRSKIDFKYNGDHNKIAPILIHGDASVAGQGIVYEVLQMEKLDGYRTGGTIHLVINNQIGFTTNYKDARSSTYCTDVAKTVLSPVFHVNGDDVEALAYVVNLAMEYRQVFNEDVFIDILCYRRYGHNESDEPKFTQPLLYKAIEAHPNPLIIYNEKLVAEGSIDASLLKSMEKTFRDELQQKLDESKAEERFTETIAMFEGAWSGLHLASHKELVSAVDTSVPKEEIIEIGNKITSLPADKDFFKKIEKLFEDRRAMVNNTQVFDWAMAELLAYGTLLKDGFPVRLSGEDVKRGTFSHRHAVLTLIDSEDEYTPLATIDTEAKLSIYNSLLSEYGVLGFEYGYALANPNALTIWEAQFGDFFNGAQIIVDQYIASAETKWQRGNGLVMLLPHGYEGQGPEHSSARVERFMELCADDNIQVANCTTPANFFHILRRQMHRDFRKPLIIFTPKSLLRSPKCVSPIDEFTNGKFHELIDDTYADVKKVKRVLLCTGKVYYDLQEKQLTDKRKDIAIVRVEQLYPTPVVQILKIKAKYDKATEFIWVQEEPENMGAWPYICRKFHNDKVINLNVISRIEGSSTATGFAKQHAAQQAYIVSKAFEAPAGKVVKEAIKKTTKKMADAGAD, encoded by the coding sequence ATGGATCGTCTCAATTATATCAATAGCGGCAACGCAGACTACATTAATACTCTATACGACAGCTACAAACAGGATCCCGAATCGGTGGATTATGGATGGCAGAAATTTTTTGAAGGTTTTGATTTTGGTAAGGATACACAAGCCCCTGCCGGAACAACCGCGCCAAATGTCGGTGATAAAACCCCTGATCACTTTTTAAAAGAGATCAATGTACTCAATATGATTCACGGATACCGCTCACGCGGTCACCTGTTTGCTAAAACAAACCCGGTGCGTGAGCGTCGCCATTATTTCCCCGGCAAAGAGCTGGAGACCTTTGGCCTGAGCGAAGCCGACATGGATACCGTGTTTAATGCCGGCGTTGAAGTTGGTTTGGGTGCTGCCACTCTGCGCGACATTCGCCAGTTGTTGGAAGATACTTATTGCCGTGCCATTGGCGCCGAATACAGGTACATCCGTAACCCTATCAAATTAAAATGGTTTGAAGACAGGATGGAGAGCAACCGCAACACACCTTCATTTACTGTTGACGAAAAGAAATTGATGCTGAATAAGCTCAACGAGGCTGTAACCTTCGAGAACTTTTTGGGGACCAAATTTTTGGGCCAGAAACGTTTTTCGTTGGAAGGAGCTGAAGCGCTTATCCCTTCATTGGATTCTGTAATTAATAAAGGTGCCGACCTGGGTATCGAGGAGTTTATCATCGGTATGGCCCACCGCGGCAGGTTGAACGTGCTGACCAATATTATGGAGAAAACCTATAAAGAGGTGTTCTCTGAATTTGAAGGCAAAAACTTTGATTCTGAAACACCTTTTGGTGGCGATGTAAAGTATCACCTGGGTTTTTCAACAGACGTAACTACCTCTAATGGTAAAAAAGTTCACTTAAGTCTTTGTCCAAACCCTTCGCATCTGGAAGCGGTTGACCCTGTTGTGGAAGGTATTACCCGTTCAAAAATCGACTTTAAATATAACGGCGACCATAATAAGATCGCCCCGATATTGATCCATGGTGATGCTTCGGTAGCAGGCCAGGGCATTGTTTATGAAGTTTTACAAATGGAAAAACTGGATGGCTACCGCACAGGTGGTACCATTCACCTGGTGATCAATAACCAGATAGGTTTTACCACTAATTATAAAGATGCCCGTTCCAGTACTTATTGTACCGACGTGGCTAAAACTGTGCTTTCACCGGTTTTCCACGTAAATGGTGATGACGTAGAAGCATTGGCTTACGTAGTTAACCTGGCTATGGAATACCGCCAGGTATTTAACGAGGATGTGTTTATTGACATCTTATGCTACCGTCGTTACGGTCACAATGAGTCTGATGAACCAAAATTCACCCAGCCATTATTATACAAAGCTATTGAGGCTCACCCTAACCCATTGATCATTTATAATGAGAAATTAGTGGCCGAAGGCAGCATTGATGCCAGCTTGCTTAAATCAATGGAAAAAACTTTCCGTGATGAATTACAGCAAAAACTGGATGAATCAAAGGCCGAAGAAAGATTTACCGAAACCATCGCCATGTTTGAAGGCGCCTGGAGCGGATTACACTTAGCCAGTCATAAAGAATTGGTATCGGCTGTGGATACATCAGTACCTAAAGAAGAAATCATCGAGATTGGTAATAAAATAACCTCTCTGCCGGCTGACAAAGACTTCTTTAAAAAGATCGAAAAATTATTTGAAGATCGCCGGGCTATGGTGAACAACACCCAGGTATTTGACTGGGCCATGGCCGAGTTATTAGCCTACGGTACATTATTAAAAGATGGGTTCCCGGTAAGGTTAAGCGGCGAGGATGTTAAGCGTGGTACCTTCTCTCATCGTCATGCGGTATTAACCTTGATTGATTCTGAGGATGAATATACGCCGCTGGCTACTATTGATACCGAGGCTAAACTAAGTATCTATAACTCCTTATTATCTGAATATGGTGTATTAGGTTTTGAGTATGGCTATGCCTTGGCTAACCCTAATGCTTTAACGATATGGGAAGCCCAGTTTGGTGACTTCTTCAATGGTGCACAGATCATCGTTGACCAGTACATCGCCAGTGCCGAAACTAAATGGCAGCGAGGTAATGGTTTGGTAATGCTGTTGCCGCATGGTTATGAAGGACAAGGCCCTGAGCACTCCTCTGCACGCGTAGAGCGCTTTATGGAGCTTTGTGCCGATGACAATATCCAGGTGGCCAATTGCACCACACCTGCCAACTTCTTCCATATCCTGCGCAGGCAAATGCACCGCGATTTCCGCAAGCCACTGATCATCTTTACACCAAAAAGCTTATTGCGTAGTCCTAAATGCGTATCGCCAATTGATGAATTCACCAACGGTAAATTCCATGAATTGATAGATGATACCTATGCTGATGTTAAAAAGGTAAAACGTGTACTGTTATGTACCGGTAAAGTATATTACGATCTGCAGGAGAAACAATTGACTGACAAACGTAAGGATATAGCCATTGTACGTGTAGAACAATTATATCCTACACCGGTTGTTCAGATATTAAAAATTAAAGCCAAATACGATAAAGCCACCGAGTTTATCTGGGTACAGGAAGAACCCGAAAATATGGGTGCATGGCCGTATATCTGCCGTAAGTTCCATAATGATAAGGTGATCAACCTGAATGTAATTTCACGCATCGAGGGCAGTAGTACTGCTACCGGTTTTGCTAAACAGCACGCCGCGCAGCAGGCCTATATTGTTTCTAAAGCGTTTGAAGCACCTGCCGGTAAAGTGGTAAAAGAAGCAATAAAAAAGACAACAAAAAAAATGGCTGATGCCGGAGCGGATTGA
- a CDS encoding DASH family cryptochrome, with protein sequence MSEKTILVWFRNDLRIHDNEILLEAVRKADKVLPVYCFDPYYFQRTISGASKTGSFRARFLLEAVADLRKNLQVYGAELIIRTGNPAEILPQLAEQYQVNEVYHHREVAYEETEISEQVEAALWKLKLNLKHFIGHTLYHKEDLPFPIKDIPDSFAVFKKKVERDSNVRPCVATPEQIITPGITDAGELPTLQQLGLDEPIDDPRATNYFQGGETAALVQLHKYFSQSEQAVKPKGSRGGANNSSKLSPWLSVGCISPRQVYWEIFKHSGDSYAQNASMLKLELLWRDYFRFMFKKHGQKFIKAKNEGSEEADVTVNELEFNKWAHGETGVPYIDACMHELNATGFICNHCRQLVAFHLVHDLKVDWTRGAIYFEEKLIDYSPASNWGNWAFIAGINDAKESKYAIAVMQPKDAESDFVTTWQHSTIDEAGDLVGA encoded by the coding sequence ATGAGTGAAAAGACAATATTGGTTTGGTTCAGAAACGACTTACGGATACACGATAACGAAATTTTGTTAGAGGCTGTGCGTAAGGCTGATAAAGTGCTGCCTGTATATTGTTTTGACCCTTACTATTTTCAACGCACCATATCCGGAGCTTCAAAAACCGGAAGTTTCAGGGCTCGTTTCCTGTTAGAAGCTGTGGCCGATCTGCGCAAGAATTTACAAGTCTATGGTGCCGAACTGATCATCAGAACAGGTAATCCAGCCGAAATATTACCTCAGCTTGCCGAGCAATATCAGGTGAACGAGGTATATCATCACCGGGAAGTAGCTTACGAGGAAACCGAGATATCTGAGCAGGTGGAAGCTGCTTTATGGAAACTGAAGCTTAACCTGAAACACTTTATCGGTCATACCCTTTATCATAAAGAAGATCTTCCTTTCCCGATTAAGGATATTCCGGATAGCTTCGCAGTATTTAAGAAAAAAGTAGAGCGGGACAGCAATGTGCGTCCTTGTGTAGCTACGCCCGAGCAGATCATCACTCCCGGAATAACCGATGCAGGTGAATTACCTACGCTACAGCAATTAGGGTTGGATGAACCTATCGATGATCCACGCGCTACCAACTATTTTCAGGGTGGCGAAACCGCTGCTTTGGTACAGTTGCACAAATACTTTTCACAGAGTGAACAGGCTGTTAAGCCTAAAGGTTCCCGGGGTGGCGCTAATAATTCGTCAAAATTATCTCCGTGGTTATCGGTAGGCTGTATATCGCCAAGGCAGGTTTACTGGGAAATATTTAAACATAGCGGCGATAGCTATGCGCAAAATGCCAGTATGCTGAAACTGGAACTACTTTGGCGCGATTATTTCAGGTTCATGTTTAAAAAGCATGGTCAGAAATTCATCAAAGCCAAAAACGAAGGAAGCGAAGAGGCTGATGTAACCGTTAATGAATTGGAATTTAATAAATGGGCACATGGCGAAACCGGTGTTCCATATATTGATGCCTGTATGCACGAGTTGAATGCGACAGGTTTTATCTGCAACCATTGCCGCCAGCTAGTGGCTTTTCATCTGGTACATGATCTTAAAGTCGACTGGACTCGCGGGGCGATTTATTTTGAAGAAAAGCTGATCGATTATTCGCCGGCCAGTAACTGGGGTAACTGGGCCTTTATTGCCGGGATAAATGATGCCAAAGAAAGTAAATACGCTATAGCGGTTATGCAACCCAAAGATGCCGAGAGTGATTTTGTAACCACCTGGCAGCATTCTACCATTGACGAGGCCGGCGACCTGGTAGGGGCCTGA
- a CDS encoding DUF4349 domain-containing protein, whose amino-acid sequence MKTKILMLPLAAVLLLGACKGSGSHYEAINNSSAADSAVVTTANLTALPKLVKTADMRFKVKNVQQTAEKITTLTVKNNGMVMHHQMESTVRDSKDFRISNDSVNRVSSFNTSADMTVKIPSEHLEEFMTEVAHMGMYVTMRKMDIEDKSLDFLSAKLKLNSRKELVDQQKKGKVTIKNPVNVLLLKDDMVDGQIGNLKIDDAVKYSIITLNFYQSNTILQEHIANDDPSDYNLPFFSRLAGAFANGWHLFMEAILAIANLWVFILAGISILLLIRFYRRKYSILPDTIKS is encoded by the coding sequence ATGAAAACAAAAATTTTAATGCTGCCATTGGCGGCCGTCTTGCTGCTGGGCGCTTGTAAGGGTTCGGGCTCACATTATGAGGCAATTAATAACAGTAGTGCTGCTGATTCAGCGGTAGTAACTACAGCGAATTTAACGGCTTTACCCAAGTTAGTCAAGACTGCCGACATGCGTTTTAAAGTAAAAAATGTACAGCAAACAGCAGAAAAGATAACAACGCTAACAGTAAAAAACAATGGTATGGTGATGCACCATCAAATGGAATCTACCGTAAGAGATAGCAAGGATTTCCGAATCAGTAACGACTCAGTTAACCGTGTGTCTTCCTTTAATACTTCTGCCGATATGACGGTTAAAATACCTTCTGAACACCTGGAGGAATTTATGACCGAAGTAGCACATATGGGTATGTATGTTACCATGCGTAAAATGGATATAGAAGATAAATCGCTCGACTTTCTGTCTGCGAAACTGAAACTGAACAGCCGGAAGGAGTTGGTAGACCAGCAGAAAAAAGGAAAAGTTACGATCAAGAATCCGGTGAATGTTTTATTGCTAAAAGATGATATGGTTGACGGGCAGATAGGTAACCTCAAAATTGATGATGCGGTAAAATACAGCATCATCACATTAAATTTTTATCAAAGCAATACCATTCTTCAGGAGCATATTGCCAATGATGACCCCTCTGATTATAATCTACCTTTCTTTAGCCGGTTAGCAGGAGCATTTGCCAATGGCTGGCATCTTTTTATGGAAGCCATATTAGCGATAGCTAATCTTTGGGTATTTATCCTGGCCGGCATAAGTATCTTACTATTGATCCGTTTTTATAGAAGAAAATATTCCATATTACCTGATACGATAAAATCCTAA
- the odhB gene encoding 2-oxoglutarate dehydrogenase complex dihydrolipoyllysine-residue succinyltransferase, translating into MSLAIKVPPVGESITEVTLSGWKKKDGDHVEMDEVIAELESDKATFELTAEKAGTLKILANEGDTLAIGAVVANIEEGAGAAAPAKESAPAAQPQPEVVANAPAPAPVAAAPAAGGSLEIKVPTVGESITEVTLSRWIKKDGDTVEMDEALAELESDKATFELTAEKAGVLKTIAKEGDVLPIGAVVCTIEGSGAAVQATPVTPAVVSATDESPRGGAPTKADGAVTYASGTPSPAAAKILAEKGVDPKGINGTGVDGRITKGDALNAQAKPAAPAATASAPVAAPVVAGERSEKREKMTSLRKTVAKRLVAVKNETAMLTTFNEVDMQPIMELRGKYKDKFKEKHGVGLGFMSFFTKAVTEALKDWPAVGARIEGEEVVYSNFADISIAVSAPKGLVVPVIRNADSMSLAEIEKEIVVLAGKARENKLTIPEMTGGTFTITNGGVFGSMMSTPILNSPQSAILGMHNIIERPVAINGQVVIRPMMYLALSYDHRIIDGRESVSFLVRVKQLLEDPARLLLGV; encoded by the coding sequence ATGAGTTTAGCGATCAAAGTTCCGCCGGTAGGCGAATCAATAACAGAAGTAACCCTATCAGGCTGGAAGAAAAAAGATGGCGATCACGTGGAAATGGATGAGGTTATTGCCGAATTAGAATCAGACAAAGCCACTTTTGAATTGACTGCCGAAAAAGCAGGAACCCTGAAAATATTGGCCAATGAAGGCGATACTTTGGCCATTGGCGCTGTTGTTGCCAACATTGAAGAAGGCGCCGGCGCTGCTGCTCCTGCAAAGGAAAGCGCTCCTGCGGCTCAACCACAGCCTGAAGTTGTGGCTAATGCACCTGCTCCGGCTCCGGTGGCCGCTGCCCCTGCTGCAGGTGGATCTTTAGAAATTAAAGTGCCTACTGTAGGCGAATCTATAACAGAAGTTACTTTATCCCGCTGGATCAAAAAAGATGGCGATACTGTGGAGATGGATGAAGCCCTGGCCGAATTGGAATCAGATAAAGCGACATTTGAATTAACCGCCGAAAAAGCCGGTGTGTTAAAAACTATAGCTAAAGAAGGCGATGTATTGCCTATTGGCGCTGTAGTTTGTACCATTGAAGGTTCAGGTGCTGCTGTACAGGCTACACCAGTAACGCCTGCGGTTGTTAGCGCTACGGATGAGTCGCCACGCGGCGGAGCTCCTACCAAAGCTGATGGCGCAGTAACCTATGCCTCCGGCACTCCATCACCTGCCGCTGCCAAAATTCTGGCCGAAAAAGGTGTTGATCCTAAGGGTATAAATGGTACTGGTGTTGATGGTCGTATTACTAAAGGGGATGCCCTGAATGCGCAGGCTAAACCTGCTGCTCCTGCAGCAACTGCTTCAGCTCCTGTTGCTGCACCAGTGGTGGCCGGCGAAAGAAGTGAAAAACGCGAAAAAATGACCTCGCTGCGTAAAACAGTGGCCAAACGTTTGGTTGCTGTTAAAAATGAAACGGCTATGTTAACCACTTTCAACGAGGTGGATATGCAGCCCATCATGGAATTGCGTGGTAAATACAAGGATAAATTTAAAGAGAAACACGGCGTAGGTTTAGGCTTCATGTCGTTCTTTACCAAAGCGGTTACTGAAGCCCTGAAAGACTGGCCTGCTGTTGGCGCCCGTATTGAAGGCGAAGAAGTAGTATACAGCAATTTTGCCGACATTTCTATCGCTGTATCGGCTCCTAAAGGTCTGGTAGTTCCGGTTATCCGTAATGCAGATAGCATGAGCCTGGCCGAAATTGAAAAGGAAATTGTGGTATTAGCTGGTAAAGCCCGTGAAAATAAACTAACCATTCCTGAAATGACCGGCGGTACTTTTACCATTACCAATGGTGGTGTGTTTGGTTCCATGATGTCAACCCCGATATTAAATTCTCCACAATCGGCAATATTGGGTATGCACAACATCATTGAGCGCCCGGTTGCCATCAACGGACAAGTAGTTATCCGTCCGATGATGTACCTGGCATTATCCTATGATCACCGTATTATTGACGGTCGTGAATCGGTAAGCTTCCTGGTACGTGTAAAACAATTACTGGAAGACCCAGCAAGATTATTATTAGGAGTATAA
- a CDS encoding MAC/perforin domain-containing protein, translated as MKKILLLIPLLGMLWSCKKQDQLTPKQTETNTATGKLKSQSAKDGVWDLLGYGYDVTGEYANSSSTTFQVVDIAKLYSTEPTRLVTNLNTTRNSSFSYGENVQAYASDISAHLNATVGFSLFKGSVTSAYSNSNSFNSKYIYGSYNLLIQQRELKFNATSALLQKYLTQNFLNDIATLTPQQIVSQYGAFVLSDIILGAKLQVTYQSETKSTDRKSAASAGLDASLGAIFSINAGVNSNHSQSSSNFNQYVHYLTNGGDPTLGITPATISFTQSTPPIDYSAWQASTNAQNAELINIAQSGLIPINELIPDPSLANAVKNYIYNDYLPNHQVQVQYGKSALYRCLNTKSGDRMLVTDPNEVANQPNWNVEGSLGYVYNDNSKTGVAPLNRFLLSSGYHFFTTDVNEIPSQAKREGVPGYLDLSPVAGYKPLYRYRSSKNGAHLYSNDFNELGNGRDGWIYEGIIGYLQQ; from the coding sequence ATGAAAAAAATCTTACTCTTGATTCCCTTGCTGGGAATGTTATGGTCATGCAAAAAACAAGATCAGCTAACTCCAAAACAAACAGAAACCAATACAGCAACCGGTAAATTGAAATCACAATCGGCCAAAGATGGTGTTTGGGATTTGTTGGGTTATGGCTATGATGTAACCGGTGAGTATGCGAATTCAAGTTCAACAACATTCCAGGTGGTTGATATCGCTAAACTTTACAGCACCGAGCCAACCCGGTTAGTTACCAATTTAAACACAACCAGAAACTCATCTTTTTCATACGGTGAAAATGTACAAGCTTATGCTTCAGATATTTCGGCACATTTGAATGCTACGGTGGGTTTTTCGTTGTTTAAAGGCTCAGTAACATCGGCATATTCAAATTCAAACTCTTTTAACTCCAAATATATTTACGGAAGTTATAATTTGCTGATACAACAGCGGGAATTGAAATTCAATGCCACATCTGCATTGTTGCAAAAATATTTAACACAAAATTTTTTAAATGATATTGCTACGCTTACGCCACAACAAATAGTAAGTCAATACGGCGCTTTTGTACTTTCTGATATTATTTTAGGTGCCAAACTACAAGTTACCTATCAATCAGAAACCAAAAGTACTGACAGGAAATCTGCTGCCTCAGCAGGCCTGGATGCCAGTTTAGGAGCTATATTCTCTATTAATGCAGGCGTGAATTCTAATCATTCGCAAAGTAGCTCCAACTTTAATCAGTATGTGCATTATCTTACCAATGGTGGCGATCCAACTTTAGGTATTACTCCGGCTACAATTTCATTCACCCAAAGTACACCGCCTATTGATTATAGTGCATGGCAAGCCAGTACTAACGCCCAAAATGCCGAATTAATCAACATCGCACAAAGTGGTCTGATTCCAATTAATGAATTGATCCCCGATCCAAGCTTGGCAAATGCGGTTAAAAATTATATTTATAATGATTATTTACCCAATCACCAGGTTCAGGTTCAATACGGAAAATCAGCATTGTACAGGTGCTTAAATACCAAAAGTGGCGATCGCATGTTAGTGACCGATCCAAATGAGGTAGCCAACCAGCCAAATTGGAATGTAGAGGGTAGTTTGGGTTATGTATACAACGATAACTCAAAGACTGGTGTTGCTCCATTAAACAGATTTTTGCTAAGCAGTGGCTATCATTTTTTCACAACCGATGTAAATGAGATTCCATCTCAGGCAAAAAGAGAAGGTGTACCGGGTTATTTGGATCTTTCGCCAGTGGCCGGATATAAGCCATTATATCGTTACAGAAGCTCTAAAAACGGAGCGCATCTGTACTCAAATGATTTTAATGAACTTGGCAATGGTCGCGATGGCTGGATATATGAAGGAATTATAGGTTATTTGCAACAATAA
- a CDS encoding SDR family NAD(P)-dependent oxidoreductase — MEKVSITDKQININGDRTIALVTGANQGIGLQIAKDLITHGFTVLVGSRNLERGEAAAREIGEHAYALQLDVTDQASVTAAAERIGSEFGRLDVLIQNAAISNTNKKPGQSVEEYAKTTRPSNVSIDEMRAVWDTNVFGVLAVYQAMLPLLRKSTQARIVNVSSGAGSLTMNADPANGHRAIFGPVYPASKTALNALTLAMAIELEPEGINVNAVSPGFTKTNLNGHAGTETVEEGAAEAVRVALLGTDGPTGTFTHSKFGILPW; from the coding sequence ATGGAAAAAGTATCAATTACGGATAAACAAATCAATATAAACGGAGATAGGACTATAGCGCTGGTTACCGGGGCCAATCAGGGAATCGGTTTGCAGATTGCAAAAGACCTCATTACGCATGGCTTCACGGTGCTGGTAGGCTCACGCAATTTGGAGCGTGGCGAAGCTGCGGCCAGGGAGATAGGCGAGCATGCGTATGCGCTCCAATTGGATGTAACAGATCAGGCTTCGGTCACTGCTGCTGCAGAACGGATAGGCAGCGAGTTTGGCCGCCTCGACGTGCTCATTCAGAACGCGGCCATTTCAAATACCAATAAGAAACCAGGCCAGTCTGTGGAAGAATACGCCAAAACCACCCGTCCCAGCAATGTATCTATCGATGAAATGCGCGCTGTGTGGGATACGAACGTATTTGGTGTGCTGGCTGTTTACCAGGCTATGCTGCCGCTTTTGCGCAAATCGACGCAAGCCCGTATCGTCAACGTGTCCAGTGGCGCCGGTTCGTTAACCATGAATGCCGACCCGGCCAATGGTCACCGGGCTATTTTTGGCCCTGTTTACCCTGCGTCCAAAACAGCGCTTAATGCCTTAACGCTAGCCATGGCTATTGAACTGGAACCGGAAGGGATCAACGTTAATGCTGTTTCTCCAGGCTTTACCAAGACTAATCTTAACGGGCATGCAGGCACAGAGACAGTAGAAGAGGGGGCGGCCGAGGCGGTGCGCGTGGCATTGCTCGGTACAGACGGCCCTACTGGCACATTCACGCACTCAAAATTCGGAATACTTCCCTGGTGA